The proteins below are encoded in one region of Helianthus annuus cultivar XRQ/B chromosome 2, HanXRQr2.0-SUNRISE, whole genome shotgun sequence:
- the LOC110899700 gene encoding uncharacterized protein LOC110899700, with the protein MGCHGSSRPWAMLPCNASSSGCWKYIVKVGDIKVANGMPLHSFFVGNLGDGRSIYFWGDVWLRDAPLRIIYPNLFRLEKDKWIKVADRMHCVDGFKTMTWDWKSTPSSHEEVSELFQLLNDVHNLEWQGGVDNWKWKDTKDGLFKVSSAKRLMSNDTTDTCRSMVKWKDWTPLKCKILVWRVLFNRIPTVVELIKRGVSILDTACSLCHSDLETTLHLFTGCIFSHEVWFRIELWCRLNHTFIFDVTDLIRVPESTSMSKDNKHILRGIVYTFMWVLWIERNDRIFNDKKRSPIQIVENIKSTAYFWLRNRTRWKDIDWKTWCICPLG; encoded by the coding sequence ATGGGGTGCCATGGTTCGAGTAGACCTTGGGCTATGTTACCTTGTAATGCGTCGTCGAGTGGTTGTTGGAAATATATAGTTAAAGTGGGCGATATCAAAGTTGCTAATGGTATGCCACTTCACTCTTTTTTTGTTGGAAACCTTGGAGATGGTCGATCGATTTATTTTTGGGGAGATGTTTGGTTGCGGGATGCTCCGCTTCGTATTATTTACCCTAACCTTTTTAGACTTGAAAAGGATAAATGGATTAAGGTTGCGGATCGGATGCATTGTGTGGACGGCTTCAAGACTATGACTTGGGACTGGAAATCAACGCCTTCCTCTCATGAGGAGGTTTCGGAATTGTTTCAACTTCTTAATGATGTTCATAATCTAGAGTGGCAGGGTGGAGTTGACAATTGGAAATGGAAGGATACGAAGGATGGGCTGTTCAAGGTTTCTTCGGCTAAAAGATTGATGTCAAACGACACTACGGATACTTGCAGGTCGATGGTTAAATGGAAGGATTGGACGCCACTCAAGTGCAAAATTTTGGTTTGGAGAGTTTTGTTTAATCGGATTCCTACCGTTGTAGAGCTTATCAAACGTGGAGTCAGTATTCTCGATACCGCCTGTTCGTTGTGTCATAGTGATTTGGAGACGACCTTACACCTTTTCACAGGGTGTATTTTCTCCCACGAGGTGTGGTTTCGAATCGAACTGTGGTGCCGCTTGAATCATACCTTTATTTTTGATGTTACGGATCTTATTCGTGTGCCGGAATCGACGTCTATGTCCAAAGATAATAAGCACATCTTAAGGGGTATAGTCTACACTTTTATGTGGGTTTTGTGGATTGAGCGCAATGACCGGATTTTCAACGACAAGAAGCGGAGTCCTATTCAGATTGTGGAGAATATTAAATCTACGGCTTATTTTTGGTTACGAAATAGGACTAGATGGAAAGATATAGATTGGAAAACTTGGTGTATTTGCCCTTTGGGTTGA